In the genome of Gadus chalcogrammus isolate NIFS_2021 chromosome 21, NIFS_Gcha_1.0, whole genome shotgun sequence, one region contains:
- the scara3 gene encoding scavenger receptor class A member 3 has product MKENYGGYENQLFKEEDLTGEEEEMPPFRGRSRGGCVKCQQTHSLQLAVKVLYGIIALLIIAVAILATLAFRKVASLSEEESIYHKKIAKAQQGIDDLGSAPNCSGCLDVAGSNEEINRMKREFEQFQQTLIEQNKIMEQAFQTQTTMKKASSRLTNDMRDHTISVRLLNQSLERYVEQLHGWKDVIEETDDRMKSLTQDQYDLKATMQQVNTTVGHSTLWMDTLQRRADEETLILQKVNTDWQNYSRSLTILKSNTSATTQTVRSIQSGVVATHQKISMSSEMVHDLTLQVMNLQMQLDNVTSFMDEHEENMHDLQYHSRYYKNRTGERFSTLDGRLNSIDMEIDTISSSINATVSHVQSMYKYINIESSSCQSRLRSHSEDLQNLNDTVLLLLDFAETLREQNMMLRVRVFMDVRNLTMVMEEMKLVDTHHTQIIKNITILKGPPGPPGSKGNRGETGLKGLTGRMGLKGDPGPIGGRGGLGEKGSVGPRGGQGEPGPSGLKGVPGLKGIKGTFGLAGIRGDKGAQGDVGIPGKDGLPGLNGPSGIQGEVGLPGIHGIPGPRGTPGYPGTVGIAGTPCAVKELTKRSTRARAESKRH; this is encoded by the exons AAAACTACGGTGGCTATGAGAACCAACTCTTTAAAG AGGAGGATCTCactggagaagaagaggagatgccTCCATTTCGAG GTCGTAGCCGGGGCGGATGTGTTAAGTGCCAGCAGACACATTCCCTCCAGTTGGCGGTCAAAGTTCTGTACGGAATTATTGCACTCCTCATCATCGCCGTGGCGATTTTAGCCACTCTGG CTTTCCGTAAGGTTGCAAGTCTGTCAGAGGAGGAGTCCATCTACCACAAGAAGATTGCCAAGGCCCAGCAGGGAATTGACG ATCTGGGCTCTGCTCCCAACTGCTCAGGCTGCCTGGACGTTGCTGGGTCCAACGAGGAGATCAACCGCATGAAGCGGGAGTTTGAGCAGTTCCAGCAAACTCTCATTGAACAGAATAAG ATAATGGAGCAGGCATTCCAGACGCAAACCACCATGAAGAAAGCCAGCAGCCGACTGACCAATGACATGCGGGACCACACCATATCGGTGAGACTCCTCAACCAATCGCTCGAGAGATACGTGGAGCAGCTGCACGGCTGGAAGGACGTGATCGAGGAGACGGACGACCGGATGAAATCACTGACCCAGGACCAGTACGACCTCAAAGCCACCATGCAGCAGGTCAACACCACCGTGGGACACAG CACCTTGTGGATGGACACCCTCCAGAGACGGGCTGACGAGGAGACGCTGATCCTCCAGAAGGTCAACACGGACTGGCAGAACTACAGCCGCTCCCTGACCATCCTTAAGTCCAACACCAGCGCCACCACGCAGACGGTGCGCAGCATCCAGAGCGGCGTGGTGGCCACGCACCAGAAGATCAGCATGTCCTCTGAGATGGTGCACGACCTCactctgcag GTCATGAACCTGCAGATGCAGCTGGACAATGTGACCTCCTTCATGGATGAACACGAGGAAAACATGCATGACCTCCAGTACCATTCCAG GTACTACAAGAACCGCACAGGCGAGCGTTTCTCCACGTTGGACGGACGCCTGAACTCCATCGATATGGAGATCGACACCATCTCCTCCAGCATCAACGCCACAGTCAGCCACGTCCAGAGCATGTACAAGTACATCAACATCGAGAGCTCCTCTTGCCAGAGCCGCCTCAGAAGCCACTCGGAAGATCTGCAG AACTTGAATGAtacggtgctgctgctgctggactttGCGGAGACGCTGAGGGAACAGAACATGATGCTGAGGGTGCGTGTGTTCATGGACGTGAGGAACCTCAccatggtgatggaggagatgaAGTTGGTggacacgcaccacacacagatCATCAAGAACATCACCATACTCAAAG GACCTCCAGGGCCACCAGGGAGCAAGGGGAACCGTGGCGAGACGGGGCTCAAAGGTCTGACAGGGCGGATGGGACTCAAGGGTGATCCGGGGCCCATAGGAGGCCGCGGGGGCCTTGGAGAGAAGGGCTCGGTGGGTCCCAGGGGAGGCCAGGGGGAACCGGGTCCAAGCGGTTTGAAAGGTGTGCCGGGATTAAAAGGCATCAAGGGCACCTTTGGTCTGGCAGGAATCCGTGGCGACAAGGGCGCTCAGGGTGACGTGGGGATCCCCGGGAAAGATGGTTTGCCTGGCCTCAACGGGCCCTCAGGTATCCAGGGGGAGGTAGGTCTTCCTGGGATTCACGGCATTCCTGGGCCCAGAGGAACGCCAGGATACCCAGGAACAGTTGGAATCGCGGGTACACCGTGTGCCGTTAAAGAACTCACCAAGAGGAGCACGCGAGCACGGGCCGAATCCAAAAGACATTAG